The genomic segment CCTGCTGCTCGCGCTGGTGGTCTACCGCATCGGCGCGCACATCCCCGTGCCCGGCATCGACCCGGGACAGCTCCAGCAGCTGTTCAAGGGCCAGCAGGGCGGCATCCTGAGCCTGTTCAACATGTTCTCGGGTGGCGCTCTGTCGCGGTTCACGGTGTTCGCGCTGGGGATCATGCCGTACATCTCGGCCTCCATCATCATGCAGCTGCTCACGTACGTGGTCCCCACGTTCGAGCAGCTGAAGAAGGAGGGCGAGGCCGGCCGCCGCAAGATCACGCAGTACACGCGCTACGGCACCCTGGGCCTGGCTCTTTTCCAGTCGCTGGGCATCGCGCTGGCGCTGGAAGGCTCGCCGGGCCTGGTGATCCAGCCGGGCTTCGGCTTCCGCATGACCGCGGTGGTCAGCCTCACGGCCGGCACCATGTTCCTGATGTGGCTGGGCGAACAGATCACCGAGCGCGGGCTGGGCAACGGCATCTCGATCCTGATCTTCGCCGGCATCGCCGCGGGACTGCCCAGCGCCATCGGCGGCCTGCTGGAGCTGGTGCGCACGGGTGCGATGAGCATCCTGATCGCCATCTTCATCGTGGTCGTCGTCGGGCTGGTCACCTACGCTGTGGTGTTCATCGAGCGGGGGCAGAGAAAGATCCTGGTCAACTACGCGCGGCGACAGGTCGGCAACAAGGTCTACGGCGGCCAGTCGTCGCACCTGCCGCTGAAGCTGAACATGGCCGGCGTGATCCCGCCGATCTTCGCGTCGTCGATCATCCTGCTGCCCGCCACGGTGGTGAGCTGGTTCTCGACCGGCGATTCCATGCGCTGGCTGCGGGACCTGGCCTCGACCCTTTCGCCGGGCCAGCCGATCTACGTGATGCTGTACGCGGCCGCGATCGTGTTCTTCTGCTTCTTCTACACGGCGCTCGTGTTCAACAGCCGCGAGACCGCCGACAACCTGAAGAAGAGCGGCGCCTTCATCCCGGGCATCCGCCCGGGCGACCAGACGGCGCGCTACATCGACAAGATCCTGCTGCGCCTGACGCTGGCCGGTGCGGTGTACATCACCATCGTGTGCCTGCTGCCCGAGTTCCTGATCCTGAAATACAACGTGCCGTTCTATTTCGGGGGCACCTCGCTGCTGATCATCGTGGTGGTCACGATGGACTTCATGGCCCAGGTGCAGAACTACATGATGAGCCAGCAGTACGAGTCGCTGCTGAAGAAGGCGAACTTCAAGACTTCACTCGGCGGTTGACGGGAGATGGCCAAGGACGACGTGATCCAGATGCAGGGGGAGGTGGTCGAAAACCTTCCCAACGCCACCTTCCGGGTGAAGCTGGAAAACGGGCACGTGGTGCTCGGGCACATCTCCGGAAAGATGCGCATGCACTACATCCGCATCCTGCCGGGTGACAAGGTCACCGTTGAATTGACGCCCTACGACTTGTCCAGGGCACGCATCGTGTTCCGGGCCAAGTAAGGCGCGGGGAAAGCTTTAGGAGAAAGACAAATGAGAGTTTCGGCTTCCGTCAAGAAGATCTGCCGCAACTGCAAGATCATCCGCCGCAAGGGCGTCGTGCGCGTGATCTGCACCGATCCGCGCCACAAGCAGCGCCAGGGCTGAGCCAACAGGACAGGTTAAGGAAAAGACATGGCACGTATCGCCGGCATCAACATTCCGCCGCACCAGCACGCCGAGATCGGTCTGACGGCCATCTTCGGCATCGGCCGCACCCGCGCCCGCAAGATCTGCGAGGCCTGCGGCATTGCGTATTCCAAGAAGGTCAAGGACCTGTCGGACGCCGACCTCGAGAAGATCCGCGACCAGATCGGCAAGATCACGATCGAGGGCGACCTGCGCCGCGAGACCACGATGAACATCAAGCGTCTGATGGACATCGGCTGCTACCGGGGCTTCCGCCACCGCCGCGGCCTGCCGCTGCGCGGCCAGCGCACGCGCACCAACGCCCGCACCCGCAAGGGTCCGCGCAAGGCTGCGCAGGCGCTCAAGAAATAACCGGGAAAGAGAACAGACATGGCCAAGGCTCCCGTCAACAACGCCGCGCAGCGAGTGCGCAAGAAGGTCCGCAAGAACGTGTCCGACGGCGTCGCGCACGTGCACGCGTCCTTCAACAACACCATCATCACGATCACCGACCGCCAGGGCAACGCGCTCTCCTGGGCGTCTTCCGGCGGCCAGGGCTTCAAGGGCTCGCGCAAGTCCACGCCGTTCGCCGCCCAGGTGGCCTCGGAAGTGGCCGGCCGCGCCGCGATCGAGCAGGGCATCAAGAACCTGGACGTCGAGATCAAGGGTCCCGGCCCGGGTCGCGAGTCCTCGGTGCGCGCGCTGGCCGCGTTGGGCATCCGCATCACGTCGATCTCCGACGTGACGCCGGTGCCGCACAACGGCTGCCGCCCGCAGAAGCGCCGCCGGATCTAAGGTTTTCGTTCAACCAAGCCCACTGCCACCAGCCCACGGCTGATGGCTCCCGCGGCAACAGGCCGCGGCAGATGAAGCAAAGGAAAGACAAGTGGCACGTTATCTCGGCCCCAAGGCCAAACTCTCCCGCCGCGAAGGCACGGACCTGTTCCTCAAGAGCGCCCGCCGCTCGATCAGCGACAAGGCCAAGTTCGACTCCAAGCCCGGCCAGCATGGCCGCACCTCGGGCCAGCGCACCAGCGACTTCGGCCTGCAGCTGCGCGAGAAGCAGAAGGTCAAGCGCATGTACGGCGTGCTGGAAAAGCAGTTCCGCCGCTACTTCGAAGAGGCCAACCGCCGCAAGGGCAACTCCGGCGCGAACCTGCTGTTCCTGCTCGAGTGCCGCCTGGACAACGTGGTCTATCGCATGGGCTTCGGCTCCACCCGCGCCGAAGCGCGCCAGCTGGTCAGCCACAAGGCGATCACGGTCAACGGCCAGCCGGTCAACATCCCGTCGTTCCTGGTCAAGGCGGGCG from the Ramlibacter henchirensis genome contains:
- the rpsM gene encoding 30S ribosomal protein S13, yielding MARIAGINIPPHQHAEIGLTAIFGIGRTRARKICEACGIAYSKKVKDLSDADLEKIRDQIGKITIEGDLRRETTMNIKRLMDIGCYRGFRHRRGLPLRGQRTRTNARTRKGPRKAAQALKK
- the rpsK gene encoding 30S ribosomal protein S11; the encoded protein is MAKAPVNNAAQRVRKKVRKNVSDGVAHVHASFNNTIITITDRQGNALSWASSGGQGFKGSRKSTPFAAQVASEVAGRAAIEQGIKNLDVEIKGPGPGRESSVRALAALGIRITSISDVTPVPHNGCRPQKRRRI
- the rpsD gene encoding 30S ribosomal protein S4, whose product is MARYLGPKAKLSRREGTDLFLKSARRSISDKAKFDSKPGQHGRTSGQRTSDFGLQLREKQKVKRMYGVLEKQFRRYFEEANRRKGNSGANLLFLLECRLDNVVYRMGFGSTRAEARQLVSHKAITVNGQPVNIPSFLVKAGDVVAVRDKSKKQNRVVEALQLAQQVGIPAWVEVNADKAEGTFKKVPDRDEFGADINESLIVELYSR
- the secY gene encoding preprotein translocase subunit SecY, giving the protein MATNAAQLAKTGKFGDLRRRLVFLLLALVVYRIGAHIPVPGIDPGQLQQLFKGQQGGILSLFNMFSGGALSRFTVFALGIMPYISASIIMQLLTYVVPTFEQLKKEGEAGRRKITQYTRYGTLGLALFQSLGIALALEGSPGLVIQPGFGFRMTAVVSLTAGTMFLMWLGEQITERGLGNGISILIFAGIAAGLPSAIGGLLELVRTGAMSILIAIFIVVVVGLVTYAVVFIERGQRKILVNYARRQVGNKVYGGQSSHLPLKLNMAGVIPPIFASSIILLPATVVSWFSTGDSMRWLRDLASTLSPGQPIYVMLYAAAIVFFCFFYTALVFNSRETADNLKKSGAFIPGIRPGDQTARYIDKILLRLTLAGAVYITIVCLLPEFLILKYNVPFYFGGTSLLIIVVVTMDFMAQVQNYMMSQQYESLLKKANFKTSLGG
- the rpmJ gene encoding 50S ribosomal protein L36 — protein: MRVSASVKKICRNCKIIRRKGVVRVICTDPRHKQRQG
- the infA gene encoding translation initiation factor IF-1, whose translation is MAKDDVIQMQGEVVENLPNATFRVKLENGHVVLGHISGKMRMHYIRILPGDKVTVELTPYDLSRARIVFRAK